The Diadema setosum chromosome 1, eeDiaSeto1, whole genome shotgun sequence genome has a window encoding:
- the LOC140227787 gene encoding uncharacterized protein: MGNFGAHKWRYHETLADYFNRSNGTFVPTSDTKQDEVNIQGDSRETVWVNKRYIPTDLRSTAPVPRHKLLAPRQLPQAERGWVPMGEASLRQISRANEEKELYVSQPSTRSEDWSTLRQMLPSTGRPLRFSPPNWGTGHAYAPPMIGHRQTRFPHINSPMTRYVDNMHTTHKLFKLH; the protein is encoded by the exons ATGGGAAACTTTGGAGCCCACAAGTGGCGTTATCATGAAACTCTGGCAGACTACTTCAATCGCTCTAACGGAACATTTGTGCCGACTTCAGATACCAAACAAGATGAAGTAAACATTCAGGGAGACAGTCGCGAAACCGTCTGGGTCAACAAGCGCTACATCCCCACCGATCTCCGTAGCACCGCTCCAGTGCCGAGACACAAGTTGCTTGCACCTCGTCAGCTTCCTCAAGCGGAGCGGGGTTGGGTTCCTATGGGGGAAGCATCCCTGAGGCAGATCTCCCGAGCTAACGAAGAAAAAGAGCTCTACGTGTCACAACCAAGCACCCGATCAGAGGACTGGTCAACCCTCAGACAAATGCTGCCTTCCACAGGTCGACCGCTGAGATTCAGCCCGCCTAACTGGGGAACAGGTCATGCCTACGCACCTCCCATGATTGGTCACAGACAGACTAGATTCCCACACATCAACAGTCCAATGACGAG gtatgttgacaacatgcACACAACACATAAGCTCTTCAAGCTTCACTGA
- the LOC140227799 gene encoding peptidyl-prolyl cis-trans isomerase FKBP2-like, with amino-acid sequence MVSLKAVLLLSLASFCCVCVIAEKGKKLQIGVKKKVENCTKRSRGGDHLSMHYTGKLEDGTEFDSSIPRGQPFEFTLGAGQVIKGWDQGLLNMCEGEKRKLVIPSDLGYGDRGAPPKIPGGATLIFEVELLKITRKEEL; translated from the exons ATGGTGTCCTTAAAGGCGGTGCTACTCCTTTCCTTGGCTTCTTTCTGCTGTGTCTGTGTTATTGcggaaaaaggaaagaaactgCAGATTGGAGTGAAGAAGAAGGTTGAAAATTGTACAAAGAGGTCCAGAGGTGGAGACCATCTCTCTATGCATTATACA GGTAAGTTAGAGGATGGGACTGAATTTGACAGTAGCATCCCAAGAGGCCAACCATTTGAGTTCACACTAGGTGCTGGCCAGGTTATTAAGGGCTGGGACCAAGGACTTCTCAA CATGTGCGAAGGAGAAAAGAGGAAACTCGTTATACCATCAGACCTTGGCTATGGGGATAGAGGAGCACCACCTAAAATTCCAG GAGGAGCAACTTTGATCTTTGAAGTAGAGCTTCTTAAAATTACTCGGAAGGAGGAGCTCTAG
- the LOC140234537 gene encoding small nuclear ribonucleoprotein Sm D2, whose protein sequence is MSLLTKPKTEMSQEELAKREEEEFNTGPLSVLTQSVKNNTQVLINCRNNKKLLGRVKAFDRHCNMVLENVKEMWTETPKSGKGKKRSKPVNKDRYITKMFLRGDSVILVLRNPLATAK, encoded by the exons ATGTC GCTCCTTACGAAGCCCAAGACAGAGATGAGCCAGGAAGAGCTGGCTAAGAGGGAGGAGGAAGAATTCAACACTGGGCCACTCTCTGTCCTCACACAGTCTGTCAAGAACAACACCCAGGTTCTGATCAACTGCAGAAACAACAAGAAGCTACTTGGGCGTGTCAAGGCTTTTGACAG GCACTGCAACATGGTTTTGGAAAATGTGAAAGAAATGTGGACAGAAACTCCAAAGTCTGGTAAAGGCAAGAAGAGGTCAAAGCCCGTCAACAAAGATCGCTACATCACCAAAATGTTCCTGCGTGGAGATAGTGTTATCCTGGTATTGAGGAATCCTCTGGCTACTGCAAAATGA